The following are encoded together in the Phaseolus vulgaris cultivar G19833 chromosome 9, P. vulgaris v2.0, whole genome shotgun sequence genome:
- the LOC137821051 gene encoding serine/threonine/tyrosine-protein kinase HT1-like, which translates to MKNLRWHKQISNSGKLGRRLSLGEYNRAVSWSKYLVSPGAEIKGEGEEEWSADMSQLLIGSKFASGRHSRIYRGVYKQKDVAIKLVSQPEEDEDLAAFLEKQFTSEVSLLLRLGHPNIITFIAACKKPPVFCIITEYLAGGSLGKFLHHQQPEILPHKLVLKLALDIARGMQYLHSQGILHRDLKSENLLLGEDMCVKVADFGISCLESQCGSAKGFTGTYRWMAPEMIKEKHHTKKVDVYSFGIVLWELLTGKTPFDNMTPEQAAFAVSHKNARPPLPCECPWAFSDLINRCWSSNPDKRPHFDEIVSILEFYTESLEQDSEFLSTYKPSPSSSSNTILGCLPKCNARHKFGACKA; encoded by the exons ATGAAGAACTTGAGGTGGCACAAGCAAATTTCCAACAGTGGCAAGTTGGGGAGAAGGCTTTCGCTTGGGGAGTACAACCGCGCAGTGTCATGGTCTAAGTATCTGGTGTCTCCGGGGGCTGAGATAAAAGGAGAAGGTGAAGAAGAATGGAGTGCAGATATGTCTCAGTTGCTCATTGGATCCAAATTTGCTTCTGGCAGGCACAGCAGAATCTACAGAGGGGTTTACAAGCAAAAAGATGTGGCAATTAAGCTCGTTAGTCAGCCGGAGGAAGATGAGGACTTGGCTGCTTTTCTTGAGAAGCAATTCACTTCTGAGGTCTCTTTGCTACTTCGATTAGGCCACCCAAATATCATTACT TTTATTGCTGCTTGCAAGAAACCTCCTGTGTTTTGCATAATTACTGAATATTTGGCTGGAGGTTCACTGGGAAAATTCCTGCACCACCAACAACCAGAAATACTTCCACACAAACTGGTTCTGAAGTTAGCCCTTGACATTGCACGGGGGATGCAATATCTTCATTCTCAAGGGATTCTTCATAGGGATCTCAAATCAGAGAATCTCCTCTTGGGGGAAGATATGTGTGTAAAGGTAGCAGATTTTGGTATCTCATGCTTAGAATCTCAGTGTGGCAGTGCAAAAGGTTTCACCGGAACATACCGTTGGATGGCGCCCGAAATGATCAAAGAAAAGCATCATACCAAGAAAGTAGATGTGTATAGTTTTGGCATAGTTCTATGGGAGCTTTTGACAGGAAAGACTCCATTTGACAACATGACACCAGAGCAGGCAGCATTTGCAGTTTCCCACAAG AATGCAAGACCACCATTGCCATGTGAGTGTCCTTGGGCATTTAGTGATCTGATCAATAGATGCTGGTCAAGCAACCCAGATAAGAGGCCTCATTTTGATGAGATAGTTTCCATTTTGGAGTTCTACACAGAATCACTTGAGCAGGATTCAGAGTTTTTGTCAACTTACAAACCGAGTCCTAGTAGTAGTAGTAACACCATTCTGGGGTGCCTCCCCAAATGCAATGCACGCCATAAATTTGGTGCTTGCAAAGCTTAG